One region of Armigeres subalbatus isolate Guangzhou_Male chromosome 3, GZ_Asu_2, whole genome shotgun sequence genomic DNA includes:
- the LOC134227131 gene encoding U6 small nuclear RNA (adenine-(43)-N(6))-methyltransferase, whose product MSMNKFMHPRNIYRQKPDFQILVKQYPELSSVATVELNGKLKLDYKDKKALQLLTSCLLKRDFGLQVDLPPDKLIPVLPLRLNYILWLEDMENALGWKSQTIVKGLDIGCGASCIYPLLGVVHSKHRWRMVGLELMEDSVQWAGRNVEKNGLKDNIEVVQQKSNDGSILKHFMSGRESFDFCMCNPPFFNDDAVSHENRTSRRKEPSNAATGSDKELRTEGGELCFLEQIIDESLELKERITVYTSMIGHKKNFEEIIRVMKRRSISNVTTTRFCQGNTTRWAVAWSFSSAAILSNVPDRFEQETASRKVIGKPLEGRFLALDDVETVIEAETKLLAVLESLEVQMNPLEGNTDRMWELVAQENTWSHQRRRRREAQRKLSPGSENRNNVVRELEGTPSKRLKAEQQQCEPVLKAVLCLKTKEDGYYLGLSYLSGIAGKDALNQILQFVKNNIRSLR is encoded by the exons atgtCTATGAATAAGTTCATGCATCCGCGGAATATCTATCGGCAAAAACCGGACTTCCAAATCCTCGTTAAACAATATCCGGAGTTGTCCTCAGTAGCGACCGTC GAATTGAATGGCAAACTTAAACTTGATTATAAAGATAAGAAAGCCTTACAATTACTCACAAGTTGTTTGTTGAAGCGGGATTTCGGTTTGCAAGTGGACCTTCCTCCAGATAAACTAATTCCAGTATTGCCCCTTCGGCTGAACTACATCCTTTGGCTGGAGGATATGGAAAACGCATTGGGATGGAAAAGCCAAACGATTGTTAAGGGATTGGATATTGGCTGTGGTGCTTCATGCATCTATCCACTGTTGGGTGTTGTCCATTCCAAGCACCGTTGGAGAATGGTCGGACTGGAACTGATGGAAGACAGCGTACAATGGGCTGGTAGGAACGTGGAAAAAAATGGCCTAAAGGACAACATCGAAGTGGTTCAGCAGAAATCGAATGATGGAAGTATCCTAAAACACTTTATGAGTGGAAGGGAGAGTTTTGATTTCTGCATGTGTAATCCTCCGTTTTTCAACGATGATGCAGTATCACATGAAAATCGCACATCTAGAAGAAAGGAACCATCCAATGCGGCTACTGGCAGCGATAAAGAATTGCGAACAGAAGGAGGTGAGCTTTGCTTCTTAGAACAAATAATCGACGAAAGTTTGGAATTGAAAGAGCGAATCACGGTTTACACATCGATGATTGGACATAAGAAAAATTTTGAAGAGATTATCCGGGTTATGAAAAGACGGTCTATAAGCAACGTAACTACAACTCGGTTCTGCCAGGGGAATACCACGCGGTGGGCTGTGGCTTGGAGTTTTTCCAGCGCTGCAATATTGTCGAATGTACCTGATCGTTTCGAACAAGAAACTGCAAGTCGTAAAGTTATTGGTAAACCTCTTGAAGGACGATTTTTGGCACTGGATGATGTTGAAACCGTTATCGAAGCTGAAACTAAATTATTAGCTGTACTGGAATCACTCGAGGTTCAGATGAATCCACTGGAAGGGAACACGGATCGTATGTGGGAGCTAGTGGCACAGGAAAATACCTGGTCACATCAACGTCGGAGGCGAAGGGAAGCACAGAGGAAGCTAAGCCCTGGAAGTGAAAACAGGAACAATGTAGTGCGAGAGCTGGAAGGGACTCCCAGTAAGAGATTAAAAGCTGAACAACAGCAATGCGAGCCGGTACTGAAAGCTGTGCTGTGCTTAAAAACTAAAGAAGACGGGTACTACTTAGGCTTAAGCTATTTGAGTGGCATTGCTGGAAAAGATGCACTCAATCAAATTTTACAGTTTGTAAAAAATAACATTCGATCTTTGCGTTGA
- the LOC134227133 gene encoding nucleoporin Nup37: MDPTNSSPPTHSISFPDKIVAFELSSYEWSQNLLCVALADKLILGAVRFPEENESECFEWNQYKEIHHESRCHAVAFAPETSLAVLPKVVILCTAGADFNLRIFNSDLEDNNTVQMLQGHRSYINQISWDPDGEYLASCGDDHMCIMWKMKEGYAKGPTFFFGSAVVSAKWHPDEPGKVLIAEKSGIVHLYNVESKLAILSVECNKNPLNYADWSLNNSAFVVAIAGGELIFWDLKKPSRPVENKRIHEDCGHIVKFAPHSETIVASVGRPRTTLKVFHSKSQVPQIESKLLLYGGLCWHYQLPYVVAGQDRKLCFWKISL; this comes from the exons ATGGATCCAACCAACAGTTCACCTCCAACGCATTCAATATCATTCCCGGATAAGATTGTAGCGTTCGAGCTGTCCAGCTATGAATGGTCTCAAAATCTTCTCTGCGTCGCTCTGGCCGACAAACTTATTTTGGGTGCCGTTCGCTTTCCG GAGGAAAATGAATCTGAATGTTTTGAATGGAATCAATACAAGGAAATACACCACGAGAGCCGTTGTCATGCGGTAGCTTTTGCTCCAGAAACATCACTGGCCGTGCTTCCGAAAGTGGTAATTCTCTGCACGGCCGGAGCCGATTTCAATCTTCGCATATTCAACAGCGACCTGGAGGATAACAACACGGTGCAAATGCTGCAGGGTCATCGCAGCTATATAAACCAGATCAGCTGGGATCCGGATGGTGAATATCTAGCCTCGTGCGGCGATGACCACATGTGCATCATGTGGAAGATGAAGGAAGGCTACGCGAAGGGACCCACGTTTTTCTTCGGCTCGGCAGTCgtttcggccaagtggcatcCAGATGAACCTGGGAAGGTATTGATTGCCGAGAAGAGTGGTATCGTCCACTTGTACAATGTGGAATCTAAATTGGCGATTCTATCGGTGGAATGTAACAAAAACCCACTCAACTATGCCGATTGGAGTTTGAATAACTCAGCATTTGTAGTCGCTATTGCTGGTGGAGAGTTGATATTCTGGGATCTGAAGAAACCAAGCCGACCGGTTGAAAACAAGAGGATCCATGAAGATTGTGGTCACATTGTAAAGTTTGCACCGCATTCTGAAACAATTGTGGCTAGTGTGGGAAGACCACGGACAACATTGAAAGTGTTTCATTCCAAGTCACAGGTTCCGCAAATAGAATCCAAGCTGTTACTTTATGGAGGACTCTGTTGGCATTACCAACTGCCTTATGTAGTGGCTGGACAGGATAGGAAATTATGTTTCTGGAAGATTTCTttataa